The sequence TCGGCGTACGCCCGGGCGGTGTCCGGCACGTCGCCGCGCTTGACGTCGCCGATCACGAGGAGGCCGCGGTCGCGGGCGTGCTTGCAGGTGGCGAAGTAGGCGGCCAGCCCGTAGGGGCCGATCTTTTCGTAGAAGGCGATCTGGGGTTTCACGGCCGCGGCGTGGGGCGCGACGATGTCGATGACGGCGGCGTTGAACTCGAGGATCGCCTTGCCCACTTTCTCGATGTCGCGGTGGGCGCCGCGGCGGAATTCTTCGGGAAGACTTTCCCAGCGGGGATCCAGGCCCACCACGACGCGGGAGTTTTTGCGGCGGACGGCGTCAGCGAGCCGGTCGGCGAAGTTCTGCATGGCGCGCGCATTCTACGGGGGGGCGGGGCGGAATGTAAAGGGCCGCCGGGCGCTTGAACTGGACGGCGCGGGCGGGGCGGGTATAATGTCGTCCGCCATCGGGGGCCGAACGATCGTCGTCCCTGTTCACGGAGGTGGCCGCATGAAGGCGCTCTTCGCCCTGGGGCTTTTCTGCTGGACCGGCGTTCAGGACGCTCCAAAGCCCGTGCAGGGCCGGGAGGAAATCCTCAAACAGGACGTCGAGAACGCCCTCAAGAAGCTGGGTTCGGACCGCTTCACCGAAAGCTACGTGGCGCGGGAGGAGCTGGTGGAACTCGGTCGCGCGGCGGTTCCCGCGGTGGTGGCGGAGCTTCAGAAGAAGGACCTGACGCCGGCGGTGAAGCGCGCCCTGTGCGAGATTCTCGGGCGGGTGCGGGACCCCCGGCCGGAGGTCGTGCAGGCGCTCGTGGCGCGTCTGAAGGACACGGACGAGTACGGCACGTCGATCGCGGCCGCCGCGGCGCGGGCGCTGGCGGCGGTCGGGGAACCTTCGGCCGCGCCGGCGCTTCTGGAGGCGCTCAAGTCGCGGACCGTGGAAACCGACCGGGTCCTCAAATTCGAGTCCATCCGCGCGCTCGGCATCCTGCGGGTGCCGGAGGCGGCCGAGCCGCTCCGGAAGGCGCTCGAGGACAAGAAGGCCGCCTCGGTGAGCGACGACGATCCGGACGCGCATCTTGTGGCGGCGGCGGCGGCGGACGCGCTCGGCCTCATCCGGGCGCAGGACGCGGTGGACGATCTGGGACGCCTGCTGGCGGACCTGACGCCCAATCCCGCCTCGGGCCAGTCGCTGGGCGTGCATGCGGCCCGGGCGCTCCAGAGGATCCTCGAGCACGAGCTGCGGGGGAAGGCGGCCAAGGATGAGCCGCGCGCGGGAGCCCTTTCCGGGGATCCCGAGGAGGTCCGCAAAACGCACGAAGCCTGGAAGTCCTGGTGGGAGGGGCGCAAGGCCCGCAAAGACATCGAAGACACGCGCGGCCGGATCGCCAAGATCGCCGCCGCGATCGAGGCCTACAAGAAGGACCAGGGGAGTTATCCCCTCATCCTCGAACACCTCAAGACCAAGCCCGAGGCGGCCAAGACCTGGCCCAA comes from Planctomycetota bacterium and encodes:
- a CDS encoding type II secretion system protein GspG translates to MKALFALGLFCWTGVQDAPKPVQGREEILKQDVENALKKLGSDRFTESYVAREELVELGRAAVPAVVAELQKKDLTPAVKRALCEILGRVRDPRPEVVQALVARLKDTDEYGTSIAAAAARALAAVGEPSAAPALLEALKSRTVETDRVLKFESIRALGILRVPEAAEPLRKALEDKKAASVSDDDPDAHLVAAAAADALGLIRAQDAVDDLGRLLADLTPNPASGQSLGVHAARALQRILEHELRGKAAKDEPRAGALSGDPEEVRKTHEAWKSWWEGRKARKDIEDTRGRIAKIAAAIEAYKKDQGSYPLILEHLKTKPEAAKTWPKDGYYSGELKDAWGRAFVYRQPGTGADFDVVSYGKDGRTWGAGDGADLWNHDQWKEAKKAETRKAIEEAVKTIEQFKADNDRYPEKLTDLVTKPAYPLKKWPEKGYLQAVPKDAYDNFLVYRVPGTAGQPYDLLSLGADGAEGGTDENEDLWNHDKRPAKK